A region of Streptomyces sp. NBC_00654 DNA encodes the following proteins:
- a CDS encoding cobalt-precorrin-5B (C(1))-methyltransferase, translating into MSSEAPMSGEPRSSEPQGGRSAQLKHTGLRPGWTTGACATAATTAAYTALLTGTFPDPVTITLPRGQTPAFALAVEELSDGPEQAAMAGVVKDAGDDPDVTHGALVRATVRKLPPGSGVVFRAGPGVGTVTLPGLPLAVGEPAVNPVPRQLMREHVARVAAEHGGTGDVEITISVDHGEEIARSTWNGRLGILGGLSILGTTGVVVPYSCSAWIDSIRRGVDVALAAGHTHVAGCTGSTSEKTVVAEYGLPEIALLDMGDFAGAVLKYVRRHPVARLTICGGFAKLSKLAAGHLDLHSARSQVDKGFLAELARHGGADESLAAEVAVANTGLAALRLCEAAGVPLGDLVAARARDEALAVLRGAPVAVDVICIDRAGAVVGRA; encoded by the coding sequence ATGAGCAGCGAGGCCCCCATGAGCGGTGAGCCGCGGAGCAGCGAGCCGCAGGGCGGGCGCAGCGCCCAACTCAAGCACACCGGTCTGCGGCCGGGATGGACCACCGGGGCCTGTGCGACGGCGGCGACGACGGCCGCGTACACGGCACTGCTGACCGGCACCTTTCCCGACCCGGTGACCATCACCCTGCCCAGGGGGCAGACGCCCGCGTTCGCGCTGGCGGTGGAGGAGCTGTCGGACGGGCCGGAGCAGGCCGCCATGGCGGGGGTGGTGAAGGACGCGGGCGACGACCCGGACGTGACGCACGGGGCGCTGGTACGGGCCACGGTACGGAAGCTGCCGCCCGGGTCCGGGGTGGTGTTCCGGGCGGGGCCGGGCGTGGGCACGGTCACGCTGCCCGGACTGCCGCTCGCGGTCGGGGAGCCCGCGGTGAATCCCGTACCCCGGCAGCTGATGCGCGAACACGTCGCCCGGGTGGCGGCGGAGCACGGCGGCACGGGGGATGTGGAGATCACCATCTCCGTGGACCACGGCGAGGAGATCGCCCGTTCCACGTGGAACGGGCGGCTCGGCATCCTGGGAGGCCTCTCGATTCTCGGCACGACCGGCGTCGTGGTGCCGTACTCCTGCTCGGCCTGGATCGACTCGATCCGGCGCGGGGTCGACGTGGCGCTCGCCGCCGGACACACGCATGTGGCGGGCTGCACCGGTTCCACCTCGGAGAAGACCGTGGTGGCCGAGTACGGGCTGCCGGAGATCGCCCTGCTGGACATGGGGGACTTCGCGGGCGCGGTGCTGAAGTACGTACGCAGGCATCCGGTGGCACGGCTCACGATCTGCGGCGGGTTCGCCAAGCTGTCGAAGCTCGCGGCCGGGCATCTGGACCTGCACTCCGCCCGCTCCCAGGTCGACAAGGGGTTCCTCGCCGAACTGGCCCGCCACGGCGGCGCGGACGAGTCCCTGGCGGCGGAGGTCGCGGTCGCCAACACGGGGCTGGCGGCACTCCGCCTGTGCGAGGCGGCGGGCGTCCCGCTCGGCGACCTGGTGGCGGCCCGCGCCCGCGACGAGGCCCTGGCGGTGCTGCGGGGCGCGCCGGTCGCGGTCGACGTGATCTGCATCGACCGGGCGGGGGCGGTGGTGGGCCGGGCGTAG
- a CDS encoding HD family hydrolase, with the protein MTDTDNAANDTGTVGYMLEMGALKRGKRSGWWIAGVKDPETIAEHSWRTAVIGAVLAMMEGADPARVALLATFHDTQETRIGDIPWIGRRYIDVAKNEQVTADQVADAHPSVAEGIKAIVHEYENSDSLEVLVAHDADKLECMIQGLEYLQQGYPAAQEWVDSTRAKLKTPSALQLAEAAQTMSLAEWQRTYLR; encoded by the coding sequence ATGACCGACACCGACAACGCCGCCAACGACACGGGCACCGTTGGGTACATGCTGGAAATGGGCGCCCTCAAGCGCGGCAAGCGCAGTGGCTGGTGGATCGCCGGGGTCAAGGACCCCGAAACGATCGCCGAGCATTCCTGGCGCACTGCGGTGATCGGTGCGGTACTGGCGATGATGGAAGGCGCCGACCCTGCGAGGGTCGCTCTCCTTGCCACCTTCCACGACACCCAGGAAACCCGCATCGGCGACATCCCCTGGATCGGCCGTCGCTACATCGACGTCGCGAAGAACGAGCAGGTCACCGCTGACCAGGTCGCCGACGCCCACCCGTCCGTTGCCGAAGGCATCAAGGCCATCGTCCACGAGTACGAGAACAGCGACTCCCTCGAAGTACTCGTCGCCCACGACGCCGACAAGCTGGAGTGCATGATCCAGGGCCTCGAATATCTCCAACAGGGCTATCCGGCCGCCCAGGAATGGGTGGACTCGACCAGGGCGAAGCTCAAGACCCCCTCTGCTCTTCAGCTCGCCGAGGCCGCTCAGACGATGTCCCTCGCGGAATGGCAGCGCACCTACCTCCGCTGA
- a CDS encoding DNA-binding transcriptional regulator: MTGCSPVRRSREGAVTGHLFKVIREQVPRTQGELAEALGVDTTTVQGWESGRRPLTSTHAGNLRAISRTLLRLGAPSLMLMLLDEAVDADAVIAHALSGPPALVVSQHPLAGWVFTRNTTHMLAWALNGTQPAALPTPEAPKRRGPSRSSPLLAPTDRLAFYDHMRRAAELADHVGEDGALLRRQALYLCSYDTAHDTRAWLADMRRHNPGPRSGWTPHWADTRSVAASLTRHGDREPLYAFIQNGMGDETGEVANLNYWAYWLGIDQLPRPDDTFMIDRSDTTWDGLALLRKLADRLSPDLACIDLNAHTVWALLASRRGLLAADPHLNRALAQQVTTLLDGDSISSQTRREMESVHYGLTLHT, encoded by the coding sequence CTGACTGGGTGCAGTCCTGTCCGCCGATCTCGCGAAGGCGCGGTCACCGGCCACCTTTTCAAGGTCATACGAGAACAGGTCCCGCGCACTCAGGGAGAACTCGCTGAGGCTCTAGGCGTGGACACAACCACAGTTCAGGGCTGGGAGTCGGGCCGCCGCCCACTTACCTCGACGCACGCTGGGAACCTGCGTGCGATTTCACGCACACTGCTACGACTCGGCGCACCCTCATTGATGCTGATGCTTCTTGATGAGGCCGTTGATGCCGACGCGGTGATTGCCCATGCTTTGTCCGGGCCACCAGCACTTGTGGTTTCCCAACATCCGCTTGCTGGATGGGTGTTCACACGCAACACCACCCACATGCTGGCTTGGGCGCTGAACGGCACCCAGCCGGCAGCCCTACCCACCCCTGAAGCGCCCAAGAGGCGGGGACCCTCTCGTTCCTCACCCCTCCTCGCCCCGACCGACCGTCTCGCCTTCTACGACCACATGCGGCGCGCTGCCGAACTCGCCGATCATGTGGGCGAAGATGGCGCACTCCTCCGACGCCAGGCGCTCTACCTCTGCTCGTACGACACCGCCCACGACACCAGGGCCTGGCTCGCCGACATGCGTCGCCACAATCCCGGCCCCCGGTCCGGATGGACACCCCACTGGGCCGATACCCGGTCTGTCGCCGCATCTCTCACCCGTCACGGCGACAGGGAACCGCTGTATGCGTTCATCCAAAACGGCATGGGTGATGAAACCGGAGAGGTCGCGAATCTCAACTACTGGGCCTACTGGTTGGGCATTGACCAACTTCCCCGGCCCGACGACACCTTCATGATCGATCGCTCCGACACCACTTGGGACGGCCTTGCCCTGCTGCGGAAACTCGCAGACCGGCTCTCCCCCGACCTGGCCTGCATCGACCTCAACGCCCACACGGTCTGGGCCTTACTCGCATCGCGCCGCGGGCTCCTCGCAGCCGACCCGCACCTGAACCGCGCTCTTGCCCAGCAGGTCACAACCCTCCTGGATGGCGATTCAATCTCTTCGCAGACCCGGCGCGAGATGGAGTCCGTGCATTACGGTCTGACCTTGCACACCTGA
- a CDS encoding ATP-binding protein — protein sequence MARTPYQVGDQRRAVGAVLRQWGTDGDALDSVALVVSELLSNAVLYGECGSIGLSVVHSPVDGWVLVEVNDHTPCPRPEPPPAGPDQEGGRGLFLVKTLSEDWGTGAGGALTWCRVTTAAGGVR from the coding sequence ATGGCCAGGACGCCATATCAGGTCGGGGACCAGCGGCGGGCGGTAGGAGCAGTGCTTCGGCAGTGGGGTACCGACGGCGATGCCCTGGACTCGGTGGCCCTGGTCGTGAGCGAGCTGTTGTCGAATGCCGTGCTGTACGGCGAGTGCGGGTCGATCGGTCTGTCCGTCGTTCACAGCCCGGTCGACGGCTGGGTTCTGGTCGAGGTGAACGATCACACTCCCTGCCCGCGACCCGAGCCGCCCCCAGCCGGGCCTGACCAGGAGGGCGGCCGGGGCTTGTTCTTGGTCAAGACCCTGTCCGAAGACTGGGGTACCGGCGCGGGCGGCGCTCTGACCTGGTGCAGGGTGACGACTGCCGCTGGCGGCGTCCGGTGA
- a CDS encoding NUDIX domain-containing protein gives MRPHPISVITPPACRIGGLAWIPNERGEVLTVCANYGAKKGFHQLPGGHAGEHQSNLAAMVTHVRRETGVDPEPVRLLGTDWVPHNAEVPAAMGQNFIYLCAGIAADAEIVLPSTADDEEPELSGYLWQTPETARSTMRAYQLRRFLGLWNAWRDNTTVTLHSGRAALAMSREAS, from the coding sequence ATGAGGCCGCATCCCATCAGCGTGATCACACCGCCCGCGTGCCGCATCGGCGGGCTGGCGTGGATCCCCAACGAGCGCGGAGAGGTCCTGACCGTCTGCGCGAACTACGGTGCCAAGAAGGGCTTCCACCAGCTTCCGGGCGGTCATGCCGGAGAGCACCAGTCGAACCTGGCGGCCATGGTCACGCACGTTCGGCGGGAGACCGGTGTCGACCCCGAGCCGGTCCGCCTGCTGGGAACGGACTGGGTCCCGCACAACGCCGAGGTACCGGCGGCCATGGGACAGAACTTCATCTACCTCTGCGCGGGCATCGCTGCGGACGCAGAGATCGTGCTCCCGTCGACGGCGGACGACGAGGAGCCGGAGCTCTCCGGCTACCTCTGGCAGACGCCCGAGACGGCCCGCAGCACCATGCGGGCGTACCAGCTCCGCCGCTTCCTCGGCCTCTGGAATGCATGGCGGGACAACACGACCGTAACCCTGCACAGCGGCCGTGCTGCTCTGGCCATGTCACGGGAGGCGTCGTGA
- a CDS encoding NAD(P)-dependent oxidoreductase, with the protein MKDSRLQKLDGARVLVTGGGGLVGSRIVALLKASGARASVLDRFDAYPHSVRGLFDVDVNAHKVVFGDVREAATVRWLVQQADYVIHAAAYADVAACTREPEVAFAANLQGTQTVLQETLRSPVKRLVFVSSASVYGNGRGDGVQEFTESQPLVPISVYANTKLWGEHQARLMLGGSDREFAVLRYFSVYGDPQVPKPGSHSWMVPWLSMSAQIGLPMRLNGGGRQVRDMVHVDDIAHATVLALVAEGAVSQTINVGSGKATSVREIAEMVARHYPAASLVDAPLPEGDPLGGYADTRRSRDLLGWAPAVTLEEGVDRYVAWLKASPDVVPDWMLPVPALTA; encoded by the coding sequence ATGAAGGATTCACGCTTACAGAAGCTCGACGGAGCTCGTGTACTCGTCACAGGAGGAGGGGGACTCGTCGGCAGCCGCATCGTCGCGCTGCTGAAGGCGAGCGGTGCTCGCGCGAGCGTCCTGGACCGGTTCGACGCATACCCGCACTCGGTCCGGGGGTTGTTCGACGTCGATGTGAACGCCCACAAGGTGGTGTTCGGCGACGTGAGGGAAGCAGCGACCGTCCGGTGGCTGGTTCAGCAGGCCGACTACGTGATCCATGCCGCCGCCTACGCGGATGTCGCCGCATGCACCCGCGAGCCCGAGGTCGCGTTCGCGGCGAACCTCCAGGGCACGCAGACCGTGTTGCAGGAAACGCTGCGGTCACCGGTGAAGCGGCTGGTATTCGTGTCATCCGCCTCCGTCTACGGCAACGGACGCGGGGACGGTGTCCAAGAGTTCACCGAAAGCCAGCCGCTGGTGCCGATCTCCGTCTACGCCAACACCAAACTGTGGGGCGAGCATCAGGCCCGGCTGATGCTCGGAGGTTCTGACAGGGAGTTCGCGGTACTGCGGTACTTCTCCGTGTACGGCGACCCACAGGTTCCGAAGCCGGGGTCGCATTCGTGGATGGTGCCGTGGCTTTCCATGTCGGCCCAGATCGGCCTTCCGATGCGTCTCAACGGGGGCGGCCGACAGGTGCGGGACATGGTGCACGTCGATGACATCGCCCATGCCACGGTGCTGGCACTCGTCGCCGAAGGTGCTGTGAGCCAGACGATCAACGTGGGCTCCGGGAAGGCGACTTCGGTCCGTGAAATCGCCGAAATGGTCGCCCGCCACTACCCGGCGGCCAGCCTCGTTGATGCCCCTCTGCCGGAAGGCGACCCGCTCGGCGGCTACGCGGACACCCGCAGGTCCCGTGACCTTCTCGGCTGGGCGCCGGCCGTGACGCTGGAGGAGGGCGTAGACCGCTACGTCGCCTGGCTCAAAGCCAGTCCGGATGTGGTGCCCGACTGGATGCTTCCCGTGCCCGCCCTCACTGCCTGA
- a CDS encoding NAD(P)-dependent oxidoreductase, translating into MHVVLLGGAGYIGSVAAEHLVSYGHDLTVVDGLIYTRDGDPTSLLPAGAAFTQGDLRDPVVLREALAGADVVVHLGGLVGEPACARDERLAVELNYAAPILAADAAVRAGVGRYVFFSSCSVYGSHEGTVDESTTPNPLGIYARTKVLAERRLPEVLGGIPTTILRLATVHGRSPRQRLDSVVNRMASRAVADGRIPLNGGGQRRPLVHVNDVVRVLAQALTMPGNHVWNVGSDQENHTIGDIARTVADAVPGALIDYGPELDEADARDYAVSFARLREALPGVCSTTLKQGVEEIARAVANGTLGNPAEAQYDNHAGLCAAVADDRVAVLGTPDCDRLHAEYQDVFGGGR; encoded by the coding sequence ATGCATGTTGTCCTGCTGGGCGGAGCCGGGTACATCGGCTCCGTCGCTGCTGAACACCTGGTGAGTTATGGCCACGACCTGACGGTGGTCGACGGTTTGATCTACACCCGTGACGGCGACCCGACCAGTCTTCTGCCCGCTGGGGCGGCCTTCACCCAAGGCGATCTGCGGGACCCCGTGGTTCTGCGGGAGGCCCTGGCCGGTGCGGATGTGGTCGTCCACCTCGGCGGTCTGGTCGGCGAGCCCGCCTGTGCGCGGGATGAGCGGCTTGCGGTAGAGCTGAACTACGCGGCGCCGATACTCGCTGCGGACGCCGCTGTGCGGGCGGGTGTCGGGCGGTATGTGTTCTTCTCCTCGTGCAGCGTCTACGGCAGTCATGAGGGAACCGTCGACGAGAGCACGACGCCGAACCCACTGGGCATCTACGCCCGGACGAAGGTGTTGGCGGAAAGGCGCCTTCCCGAGGTCCTGGGCGGCATCCCCACCACGATCCTGCGACTGGCGACCGTCCATGGGCGGTCGCCGCGCCAGCGCCTGGACTCCGTCGTCAACCGCATGGCCTCGCGGGCCGTGGCCGACGGTCGCATTCCTCTCAACGGCGGCGGCCAGCGTCGCCCTCTCGTGCACGTCAACGATGTTGTGCGTGTCCTGGCCCAGGCCCTGACAATGCCCGGCAACCACGTTTGGAACGTTGGCAGTGACCAGGAGAACCACACCATCGGCGACATTGCCAGGACCGTCGCGGATGCCGTCCCCGGGGCTTTGATCGACTACGGCCCCGAGCTCGATGAGGCTGACGCGCGCGACTACGCCGTGTCCTTCGCACGCCTGCGGGAGGCACTGCCCGGTGTCTGCTCCACCACGCTGAAACAAGGGGTGGAGGAGATCGCCAGGGCCGTCGCGAACGGCACCTTGGGGAACCCTGCCGAGGCGCAGTACGACAACCACGCCGGCCTGTGTGCCGCAGTTGCAGATGACCGGGTGGCCGTGCTCGGCACACCGGACTGTGACCGCCTGCACGCCGAGTACCAGGACGTTTTCGGGGGCGGCCGATGA
- a CDS encoding DegT/DnrJ/EryC1/StrS aminotransferase family protein, with amino-acid sequence MNVRPDIFLPWNKPSIGDEEITEVTDVLRSGWLTHGPRAVQFEYEVREALGQEDSFAVSSCTAALHLGLLAAEVGIGDQVITPSLTFCAAPNAIVQTGADPVFVDVDPDTYNIDLTAAEAAITKDTKAIVVMHYGGHPCDLVGFRKLADDHGLILIEDAAHALQASRAGRRAGSVGDLTTLSFYANKVITSGEGGMLLGRASLVQRARLLGRHGIDSSVWQRHGRRNTADYEVTVPGLKAVMPDITAAVGLQQFRKLSAFTARRREIAELYTNELAGLPGLVLPTVLDGVEHGWFLYPVLIDPAACGVTRDMVSEVLRSDHLIGTSCHFKPVHTLAAYQRRECRNLLGGARIGDFLDVTNRVARQQLSLPCYPAMANDDVMRVVRALHAVLS; translated from the coding sequence ATGAACGTCCGCCCGGACATCTTCCTTCCCTGGAACAAGCCGTCCATCGGAGACGAAGAGATCACCGAGGTCACGGACGTCCTGCGGTCGGGGTGGCTGACCCACGGCCCCAGGGCCGTTCAGTTCGAGTACGAGGTGCGCGAGGCTCTGGGGCAGGAAGACAGCTTCGCGGTGTCGTCCTGCACCGCTGCTCTGCACCTCGGCCTCCTCGCAGCCGAGGTCGGCATCGGGGACCAGGTGATCACCCCCAGCTTGACCTTCTGCGCCGCGCCCAACGCGATCGTGCAGACAGGCGCCGATCCTGTCTTTGTCGACGTCGATCCCGACACGTACAACATCGACCTGACCGCGGCTGAAGCCGCGATCACCAAGGACACGAAGGCCATCGTGGTGATGCACTACGGAGGCCATCCCTGTGACCTGGTCGGCTTCCGAAAACTGGCCGACGACCACGGCCTGATCCTCATCGAGGACGCGGCCCACGCACTCCAGGCAAGCCGGGCCGGCCGCCGTGCCGGGAGCGTCGGGGACCTCACGACCCTGTCGTTCTACGCCAACAAGGTCATCACCAGCGGGGAGGGCGGCATGCTCCTGGGACGCGCCTCTCTGGTCCAGCGGGCCCGGCTCCTGGGACGGCACGGTATCGACTCGTCGGTGTGGCAACGGCACGGTCGACGGAACACCGCCGACTACGAGGTCACTGTTCCGGGATTGAAGGCCGTCATGCCGGATATCACCGCAGCGGTCGGGCTCCAGCAGTTCAGGAAACTGAGCGCCTTCACGGCCCGCCGCAGGGAGATCGCCGAGCTGTACACCAACGAGCTTGCAGGGCTGCCTGGCCTGGTGTTGCCGACCGTCCTTGACGGGGTCGAGCACGGGTGGTTCCTGTACCCGGTGCTGATCGACCCGGCAGCCTGTGGTGTGACCCGAGACATGGTGTCCGAGGTACTGCGGAGCGACCACCTGATCGGCACGAGTTGCCACTTCAAGCCGGTGCACACCCTTGCGGCGTACCAACGCCGGGAGTGCCGCAATCTCCTGGGCGGCGCTCGGATCGGGGACTTTCTCGACGTCACCAACCGGGTGGCAAGGCAGCAGCTGTCGTTGCCGTGCTACCCGGCGATGGCCAACGACGACGTCATGCGGGTCGTGCGTGCGCTGCATGCGGTGCTGAGCTGA
- a CDS encoding glycosyltransferase family 2 protein — MLGAVILTMGDRPAEVAALLESVEKQDGGPVPTVVIGQGAPLPLMPDWVDAVELAENLGIPGGRNVGVQRLRDRGDIDVVVVLDDDGLLPRQDTMQLIREAFIASPRLGVAGFRIEDEEGLTQRRHVPRLRASDPMRSSKVTTFLGGGHAIRMSVIDEVGDFPAPFFYAHEETDFAWRAMDAGWDIEYRADMVLRHPRTSPARHAAYYRNVARNRVWLARRHLPALLVPLYLGVWALLTMMRRPPLSGLRAWWSGFFEGVRTPCPPRKPMRWRTVWHMTRLGRPPLV, encoded by the coding sequence ATGCTCGGCGCTGTGATCCTCACGATGGGAGATCGCCCTGCTGAAGTGGCGGCCCTCTTGGAATCGGTAGAGAAGCAGGACGGGGGTCCCGTGCCCACGGTCGTGATCGGGCAGGGCGCTCCCTTGCCGCTGATGCCGGACTGGGTGGATGCGGTAGAGCTCGCGGAGAACCTGGGTATTCCTGGGGGCCGGAACGTGGGTGTGCAGCGGCTGCGGGACCGCGGCGACATCGATGTGGTGGTGGTTCTGGACGACGACGGTCTTCTGCCGCGTCAGGACACGATGCAACTGATCCGCGAAGCGTTCATCGCGTCGCCCCGGCTCGGTGTGGCCGGGTTCCGTATCGAGGACGAGGAAGGGCTGACGCAACGCCGCCACGTGCCCCGCCTGCGCGCTTCGGACCCCATGCGCTCGTCGAAGGTGACGACCTTCCTCGGTGGTGGCCACGCCATTCGCATGAGTGTGATCGACGAGGTGGGCGACTTCCCCGCCCCGTTCTTCTACGCGCACGAGGAGACGGATTTCGCCTGGCGTGCGATGGACGCCGGGTGGGACATCGAGTACCGGGCCGACATGGTGCTCAGGCACCCCCGGACATCCCCAGCACGGCACGCGGCCTACTACCGGAACGTGGCGCGCAACCGGGTATGGCTGGCCCGCCGCCACCTCCCGGCTCTCCTGGTCCCGCTCTACCTGGGGGTCTGGGCACTGCTCACCATGATGCGGCGTCCTCCGCTCTCCGGGCTTCGCGCATGGTGGAGCGGTTTCTTCGAAGGGGTACGGACACCGTGCCCGCCCCGGAAGCCGATGCGCTGGCGGACGGTCTGGCACATGACACGGCTGGGGCGCCCACCCCTCGTCTGA
- a CDS encoding NUDIX domain-containing protein yields the protein MIDLPVTETHLRTTLTAYLDEHPEEKPGLAPVLDLLDSGADLTVRNEFRGHATVGAILSGPDGRILHVHHLALDKWLLPGGHLESADETLLEAALRELTEETGIPADAVTTVSHLPVHIDVHPIPANDAKGEPDHQHIDFRFLFRTTADIGQLQTEEVTGAAWRDPDTIGDLTLRQRVAHALR from the coding sequence GTGATCGACTTGCCCGTCACTGAAACCCACCTCCGCACCACGCTGACCGCCTACCTCGACGAACACCCCGAGGAGAAGCCCGGTCTCGCACCCGTCCTGGACCTCCTGGACTCCGGCGCAGACCTCACCGTCCGCAACGAGTTCCGCGGCCATGCGACCGTCGGCGCGATCCTCTCCGGACCGGACGGGCGCATCCTTCACGTCCACCACCTCGCCCTGGACAAGTGGCTCCTGCCCGGCGGCCATCTGGAGAGCGCGGACGAAACGCTGCTGGAAGCGGCCCTGCGGGAGCTCACCGAGGAGACAGGGATTCCGGCCGACGCCGTCACCACAGTGAGTCACCTGCCCGTCCACATCGACGTCCACCCCATCCCCGCCAACGACGCCAAGGGGGAACCCGACCACCAACACATCGACTTCCGCTTCCTCTTCCGCACCACGGCCGACATCGGTCAGCTCCAGACCGAAGAGGTGACCGGCGCCGCATGGCGCGACCCCGACACCATCGGCGACCTGACCCTCCGGCAGCGTGTCGCCCACGCCCTGCGCTGA